A part of Desulfobacter sp. genomic DNA contains:
- a CDS encoding DUF3124 domain-containing protein encodes MKHILMAFFILMMTLTVTAPDAARAKENLSTGQTVYVPAYSHIYSGNKEVQSLLAVTLSIRNTDPNHPIEILSVDYYDTEGKRIKKHIAAPVTLNALGTARYVISQGDKSGGSGANFMVRWKAGKPVNLPIIETIMIGSRSSFTSRGQEIFPSR; translated from the coding sequence ATGAAGCATATTTTAATGGCCTTTTTTATCCTGATGATGACACTGACCGTGACGGCCCCGGACGCTGCCCGGGCAAAAGAAAATTTATCAACGGGCCAGACCGTCTATGTCCCGGCATATTCCCATATCTACAGCGGGAATAAGGAGGTCCAATCCCTTCTGGCCGTCACCTTGAGCATCAGAAATACGGATCCCAACCATCCCATTGAGATCCTCTCCGTGGACTATTACGATACAGAGGGCAAACGCATAAAAAAGCACATTGCAGCGCCTGTGACCCTCAATGCCCTGGGAACCGCCCGGTACGTCATCTCCCAAGGAGATAAATCCGGGGGTTCCGGCGCCAATTTCATGGTTCGGTGGAAGGCCGGCAAACCGGTGAATTTACCCATTATTGAAACCATAATGATCGGCTCCAGGTCTTCATTCACCTCCAGGGGCCAGGAGATATTTCCTTCCCGATAA
- a CDS encoding PAS domain S-box protein, whose amino-acid sequence MDKSNLNSTACPGIGSAPLFQMMMDNAPDMIWAKDLNNRYLFANRAICDTLLKCGSPEDVVGKDDLYFAEGERKRGYLHTFGDICVDSDEVVKESRKAGSFIEEGFVRGRYLILDVHKAPLYNDAGEMVGTVGSARDITEQRAMELKLKKSEARFRQMADFLPLPIVEVDFELNLSYINRTGLAYFGYTREEAEQSPEIKNRIPRERLGTVFSWMERLRQGVEVGPFENHFVKKDGTRVFGVVHAAPIREDGEVVAIRACFTDLTRRHEVEMALGESERRFRTLFNVITDAVFVHPFSGEGFLNFVEVNNAASGMYGYTREEFLAMSPWELIPDTGSKSRIHTESRAALEKKGKRVAEYLHIRKNNEIFPVELSSCLFEFHGKTMILSTVRDITDRRRSEKEREDAVKFAAEQEKYALVGQVAGKMAHDFNNILGGIMGNAELSLIDCRDEAVKSTLGIILEQTLRGRNLTRNLVAFARDQEPKEEFFDINEKLALVLSLMKKDLEGVAVSLKLAPDLPDLLADPGMIEHALVNLIQNSVHAMGKQPHPRMVISTAHLKKGLSIEIRDNGCGIPARFHDRIYAPSFTLKGSKDLLGHYHKEIRGTGYGMANVKKYIQKHRGRIRFTSKEGEGTCFVITIPLVNKELTRREKRRMENKQVVQNRKILLVEDEPDISGVQEKILTQAPFFHEVRVSADGQAALEALDREDFDLVSLDYLLPGRLNGMDIYTHIRRNNPDIPVIFLSGNMEFIESIKEISARDSRVAHLIKPCQNIVYADTINAWLAGDPE is encoded by the coding sequence TTGGACAAATCTAATCTAAACTCAACAGCATGCCCCGGCATTGGCAGCGCCCCGCTTTTCCAGATGATGATGGACAATGCCCCGGATATGATCTGGGCCAAGGATCTTAACAATAGGTATCTATTTGCCAACCGCGCCATCTGCGACACCCTTCTCAAATGCGGCAGTCCGGAGGATGTCGTTGGAAAGGACGACCTTTACTTTGCCGAAGGGGAAAGAAAACGGGGCTATCTGCATACTTTCGGTGATATCTGTGTGGATTCCGACGAAGTGGTCAAGGAGAGCCGGAAAGCGGGCTCTTTTATTGAAGAGGGCTTTGTCCGGGGGCGGTACCTGATTTTAGACGTGCACAAGGCGCCGCTGTACAACGATGCCGGAGAAATGGTGGGAACCGTGGGGTCGGCCAGGGATATCACCGAACAGCGGGCCATGGAACTGAAACTGAAGAAAAGCGAGGCACGGTTCCGGCAGATGGCGGATTTCCTGCCCCTTCCCATTGTCGAAGTGGATTTTGAACTGAACCTTTCTTATATCAACCGGACCGGACTGGCCTATTTCGGCTACACCCGTGAAGAGGCCGAACAATCGCCTGAGATCAAAAACCGTATCCCCAGGGAAAGACTCGGGACGGTCTTCTCATGGATGGAGCGGCTTCGCCAGGGCGTTGAGGTTGGCCCCTTTGAAAACCATTTTGTCAAAAAGGACGGCACCCGTGTTTTCGGTGTGGTCCATGCCGCCCCCATACGTGAGGACGGGGAGGTGGTGGCCATCCGGGCCTGTTTCACCGATCTCACCCGGCGGCATGAGGTGGAAATGGCCCTGGGGGAGAGCGAAAGAAGATTCAGAACCCTGTTTAACGTGATCACCGATGCCGTGTTTGTCCATCCCTTTTCCGGGGAAGGGTTCCTGAACTTTGTGGAGGTGAATAATGCCGCCTCCGGAATGTACGGGTATACCCGGGAGGAATTTCTGGCCATGTCACCCTGGGAGCTGATTCCGGACACGGGAAGCAAAAGCCGGATCCACACCGAGTCCAGAGCCGCCCTTGAAAAGAAGGGAAAACGGGTGGCGGAGTACCTGCACATCCGGAAGAATAATGAAATTTTTCCCGTGGAACTCTCTTCCTGCCTTTTTGAATTCCATGGGAAAACCATGATTCTGTCCACGGTGAGGGATATCACCGACCGCCGCCGGAGTGAAAAGGAGCGGGAAGATGCGGTGAAATTTGCTGCGGAGCAGGAAAAATACGCCCTGGTGGGCCAGGTGGCCGGGAAAATGGCCCATGATTTCAACAATATCCTGGGCGGAATCATGGGCAACGCCGAATTGTCCCTCATCGACTGCCGGGACGAGGCCGTGAAGTCCACCCTTGGGATCATTCTTGAGCAGACCCTGAGGGGAAGGAACCTGACAAGGAACCTGGTGGCCTTTGCCCGGGACCAGGAGCCCAAGGAAGAGTTTTTCGATATCAACGAAAAGCTGGCGTTGGTGCTCAGTCTCATGAAAAAAGATCTGGAAGGGGTGGCTGTCTCCCTGAAACTTGCCCCCGATCTCCCCGATCTTCTTGCGGATCCGGGCATGATTGAGCATGCCCTGGTCAACCTCATCCAGAATTCGGTCCATGCCATGGGTAAACAGCCCCATCCCCGGATGGTGATATCAACGGCCCATTTAAAAAAGGGCCTCTCCATCGAAATCAGGGACAACGGGTGCGGTATTCCGGCACGTTTCCATGACCGGATCTACGCCCCATCCTTTACCCTCAAGGGGAGCAAGGATCTTTTGGGCCATTACCATAAAGAGATCCGGGGAACGGGTTACGGCATGGCCAATGTTAAAAAATACATCCAAAAGCACCGGGGCCGGATCCGGTTTACCTCAAAAGAGGGGGAGGGCACCTGTTTCGTCATCACCATCCCCCTGGTCAATAAGGAACTCACCCGCAGAGAAAAACGGCGAATGGAAAACAAGCAGGTGGTCCAGAACAGAAAGATTCTCCTGGTGGAAGACGAGCCGGACATCTCCGGGGTCCAGGAGAAAATATTGACCCAGGCCCCGTTTTTCCACGAGGTAAGGGTATCCGCAGACGGGCAGGCCGCCCTGGAGGCCCTTGACCGGGAGGATTTCGACCTGGTCAGCCTGGATTACCTGCTGCCCGGACGGCTCAACGGCATGGATATTTATACCCACATCCGCCGGAACAATCCGGATATCCCTGTGATCTTCCTTTCCGGAAACATGGAGTTCATAGAGTCCATTAAGGAGATCAGCGCCCGGGACTCCCGGGTGGCCCATCTGATCAAACCCTGCCAGAACATCGTCTATGCAGATACCATCAATGCCTGGCTGGCAGGCGACCCTGAATAG
- a CDS encoding ABC transporter substrate-binding protein, which translates to MRLQKAVLTLFFALMLGIFAASAQAKTLVYCSEGSPEGFTPIHYTAGTTFDASSRQIFDRLVLFERGTTKIIPGLATSWDVSEDGKTYTFHLRKGVDFHTTPFFTPTRQFNADDVLFTFNRAADKNHPYHKVSGASYEYYEAMGMDELIESLTKTDDYTIVFKLTRPEAPFIANLGMDFASIHSAEYADKMMAAGTAENFDQQPIGTGPYVFVSYQKDSMIRYKAHPTYWQGKAKIDKLVFSITPDPSVRYAKLKAGECHVMPYPNPADLALMKKDPKVNLMEQEGLNVGYLGFNTEKKPFDNLKVRKALNMAVNKAAIIDAIYQGAGKAAVNPIPPTIWSYNESIKDYPYDPEAAKKMLADAGFKDGFETNIWAMPVQRPYNPNARRMAEMIQADWAKVGVKAKIVSFEWGEYLKRSKEGEHETVLLGWTGDNGDPDNFLNVLLGCDAIGSANRARWCYKPFNDLLVQAKTTSDVAVRTQLYREAQKIFKEQAPWVTIGHSVVYEPIRKEVVDYKIDPFGGHIFYGVDLK; encoded by the coding sequence ATGAGATTGCAAAAGGCTGTTTTAACATTGTTCTTCGCCCTGATGCTCGGCATTTTTGCCGCATCGGCCCAGGCCAAAACCCTGGTCTATTGTTCCGAAGGGAGCCCTGAAGGGTTTACCCCCATCCACTACACCGCAGGCACCACCTTTGACGCCTCCTCCCGGCAGATTTTCGACCGGCTTGTGCTCTTTGAGCGGGGCACCACCAAAATCATCCCCGGCCTGGCCACCTCATGGGACGTCTCCGAAGACGGCAAAACCTATACCTTCCACCTGAGAAAAGGGGTGGATTTCCACACAACCCCATTTTTTACCCCCACCCGGCAGTTTAACGCCGACGACGTACTCTTCACCTTTAACCGGGCGGCGGACAAAAACCATCCCTACCACAAGGTATCCGGCGCAAGTTACGAATACTACGAAGCCATGGGCATGGATGAACTGATTGAATCCCTGACCAAAACCGACGATTACACCATCGTTTTCAAGCTCACCCGCCCCGAGGCCCCTTTCATCGCCAACCTGGGCATGGATTTCGCCTCCATCCACTCCGCCGAATATGCCGACAAGATGATGGCGGCCGGAACGGCTGAAAACTTCGACCAGCAGCCCATCGGCACCGGCCCCTATGTATTCGTCTCCTACCAGAAGGATTCCATGATCCGGTACAAGGCCCATCCCACCTATTGGCAGGGCAAGGCCAAAATCGATAAACTGGTATTCTCCATCACCCCTGATCCCTCTGTCCGCTATGCCAAGCTGAAAGCCGGTGAATGCCACGTCATGCCCTATCCCAACCCGGCGGACCTGGCCCTGATGAAAAAAGACCCCAAGGTAAATCTGATGGAGCAGGAAGGGCTGAACGTGGGCTATCTCGGGTTCAACACCGAGAAAAAACCTTTTGACAACCTTAAGGTCAGAAAAGCCCTGAACATGGCCGTGAACAAAGCGGCCATCATCGATGCCATCTACCAGGGGGCCGGCAAGGCCGCCGTCAACCCCATCCCCCCGACCATCTGGTCCTACAATGAAAGCATCAAAGATTATCCCTATGACCCCGAAGCCGCCAAAAAGATGCTGGCCGACGCCGGGTTTAAGGACGGATTTGAAACCAATATCTGGGCCATGCCCGTACAGCGCCCATACAACCCCAATGCCCGCCGCATGGCTGAAATGATCCAGGCCGACTGGGCCAAGGTCGGGGTCAAGGCCAAAATCGTTTCCTTTGAATGGGGGGAATACCTGAAACGCTCGAAGGAAGGGGAACATGAAACCGTGCTCCTGGGATGGACCGGCGACAACGGCGATCCCGACAACTTCCTCAACGTGCTGCTGGGCTGCGATGCCATCGGCTCTGCCAACCGCGCCAGATGGTGCTACAAGCCCTTTAACGACCTGCTGGTACAGGCCAAAACCACTTCCGACGTTGCGGTCAGAACCCAGCTCTACCGTGAAGCCCAGAAGATATTCAAGGAACAGGCCCCCTGGGTCACCATCGGCCATTCCGTGGTCTATGAACCCATCAGAAAAGAGGTGGTTGATTATAAAATCGATCCCTTTGGCGGGCACATCTTCTACGGTGTAGACCTCAAATAA